The Meiothermus sp. genome segment GAATCCGGTATCACCACCCCTGGGCTGGCTCATGCGATAGCGCATGCCTCGGCAGCTCGGCAGCAAGGGTGCCGGGAAAGGGCCATCTATTTATCGCCTGGATTCGTAGCAAAAAAAGTGCGATTTTCTGGTCACGCGCTGCAGCCGCCCTCGGCGCAAGACTGCTCTTGCTGTTTGGGGGGGCAGGGCACGTCGCCGTAACTACAAAACACGCAACAGTCACCCGGCTTGGGCCGCATCCAGAAGCCGCAGTAGGAACACACGTAAAAATGCTGGCAGGCCTCGGTGGGCATAGTCAGGGTCTCCTGCCGGTGGCAGGAGGGACAGGTAAGGGTGGAGGTGGGGATCATCGGGCGCGCTCGAGCCGGTGCAAGCGGTGGGAGGTGCGGAGGGTCTCGAGGTCGTGCAAGAGCCCCTCGAGGCCTGCGGGCTGCAGCCGGTAGTACGACCAGCGCCCAGCCCTTACCACTTCAATCAGACCGGCCTCTCGCAGCACCTTAAGGTGGTGGCTTACCGTGGGAGCAGCCAAACCCAAACGTTCTTGCAAGTGACAGAAGCAAGCCCCCAAAGCTGCACCGCAGCGGGGGTCGCGCACGGTGTGCTCGTCGGGTAACTCGGCCAGCAGGCGCACCAGGCGCAAGCGTGCTGGGTCGGCCAGGGCTTTCAGGCGAGCAATTGCCAGTTCATCGTTCACAAAAGGTAGTGTAGCTCAAAACCAGCCAGGCCTCCAGCATTAGGGGCCTTACCGCAATCTATAGGGGCAGAACCCGTTTCATTGCAGCCATCGCTGTTTTTCAACAAAAGTTTGTCCCTTCAGTCAAAATATAAAACTTCCTTTGGCTTGCGAAAAGCAGAGCTTATAAGTAGCCTAACTTGTCGCCCTGGATAAACAGATGCGCCGCAAAGAAAACCCTCTGCAACGGCATTTTGGCCGAGACAATCGGTCTTTGGCGTACATCTCGTGTCGCACATTGATGCAACACGATATTGACATTCATCGGCACTGTTCGATAATAATAAAACCTGTCCAAAAAGTACCAAACGGACACCTCTAAGGAGGAA includes the following:
- a CDS encoding GDCCVxC domain-containing (seleno)protein, producing the protein MIPTSTLTCPSCHRQETLTMPTEACQHFYVCSYCGFWMRPKPGDCCVFCSYGDVPCPPKQQEQSCAEGGCSA
- a CDS encoding helix-turn-helix transcriptional regulator, with the protein product MNDELAIARLKALADPARLRLVRLLAELPDEHTVRDPRCGAALGACFCHLQERLGLAAPTVSHHLKVLREAGLIEVVRAGRWSYYRLQPAGLEGLLHDLETLRTSHRLHRLERAR